The proteins below come from a single Rhizobium tropici CIAT 899 genomic window:
- a CDS encoding metallophosphoesterase produces the protein MPSAPLFRFGVIADPQYADLAPNLTLNRYPAKSLGKLREAMEEFNRHDLAFVVTLGDIIDREWKSFDAILPVYEASRHRKHFLLGNHDFAVAPTHLGTVPARVGMSSAYYDFSLSGYRFIALDGNEISVFAPPEGDSRRQEAKDLMKALEIAGALNGQRWNGAIGDTQYDWLAAKLKEAKAAGEKVIVMNHYPIFPENGHNALNSDRLLALLAEHDHVVAYLNGHNHAGNFGVSDGTYFVNFKGMVDTEDTSAYAIVSVCEDRLEISGFGRETSRTLALR, from the coding sequence ATGCCATCAGCGCCGCTTTTCCGCTTCGGTGTCATCGCCGATCCGCAATATGCCGATCTCGCGCCCAATCTCACCCTCAATCGCTATCCGGCGAAAAGCCTCGGCAAGCTTCGCGAGGCAATGGAGGAATTCAATCGGCATGATCTCGCCTTTGTGGTGACCCTCGGCGATATCATCGATCGTGAATGGAAGAGCTTCGACGCCATTTTGCCGGTCTACGAAGCCTCGCGTCATCGCAAGCATTTTCTGCTCGGGAACCATGATTTCGCCGTGGCACCCACTCATCTCGGCACGGTGCCGGCGCGGGTCGGCATGTCGTCGGCCTATTACGATTTCAGCCTTTCCGGCTATCGCTTCATCGCGCTCGACGGCAATGAAATCAGCGTCTTTGCCCCGCCGGAAGGCGATTCGCGGCGGCAGGAGGCGAAGGATCTGATGAAGGCGCTGGAGATCGCCGGCGCGCTCAATGGCCAGCGCTGGAACGGGGCGATCGGCGACACACAATATGACTGGCTCGCCGCGAAACTCAAGGAAGCAAAGGCGGCGGGCGAGAAGGTCATCGTCATGAACCACTATCCCATCTTCCCAGAGAATGGACACAATGCCCTGAACAGCGACCGCTTGCTGGCCCTTTTGGCAGAGCATGACCATGTCGTCGCTTACCTTAACGGTCACAATCATGCCGGCAATTTCGGCGTGTCGGACGGCACTTACTTCGTCAACTTCAAGGGCATGGTGGACACGGAAGACACGAGCGCCTACGCGATTGTCTCGGTCTGTGAGGACAGGCTGGAAATCAGCGGCTTTGGCCGCGAGACGAGCCGAACCCTGGCGCTACGCTGA
- a CDS encoding helix-turn-helix transcriptional regulator has product MRKASRLFEIIQILRLAKKPVTGADIAGRLEVTVRSVYRDIAALQAMRVPIEGERGIGYILRPGFDLPPLMFSIEEMEAIVLSLALLERTGDAELKQAAKRVTAKIAGAVPPPLRQTLDANALHAWGFAAPSAAAIDLSLVRRAIRDEEKLDLAYRDELGRATERIIRPIALIYYSETANIVAWCELRQAIRNFRSDRIEGCEATGLWFKGEGDSLRQIWVNGWRTNTPAAG; this is encoded by the coding sequence ATGCGCAAGGCGTCACGCCTGTTCGAGATCATCCAGATCCTGCGGCTGGCCAAAAAGCCAGTGACGGGAGCCGATATTGCCGGCCGACTGGAGGTGACGGTGCGTTCGGTCTATCGCGATATCGCCGCGCTGCAGGCGATGCGGGTGCCGATAGAGGGCGAACGCGGTATCGGCTATATCCTGCGGCCCGGCTTCGACCTGCCGCCGCTGATGTTTTCCATCGAGGAAATGGAGGCGATCGTGCTGTCGCTGGCGCTCCTGGAGCGTACAGGCGATGCGGAGCTGAAACAGGCGGCCAAGCGCGTCACCGCCAAGATCGCCGGCGCCGTGCCGCCGCCGCTGCGCCAGACCCTCGATGCCAATGCGCTGCATGCCTGGGGCTTTGCTGCACCCTCGGCTGCTGCGATTGATCTTTCGCTGGTTCGCCGCGCCATTCGCGATGAGGAAAAGCTCGACCTTGCCTATCGCGACGAACTTGGCCGCGCCACGGAACGCATCATCCGGCCGATCGCCCTCATCTACTATTCGGAGACTGCCAACATCGTCGCCTGGTGCGAGTTGCGCCAGGCTATCCGCAACTTCCGCAGCGACCGGATCGAAGGCTGCGAGGCGACGGGATTATGGTTCAAGGGCGAAGGCGACAGTTTGAGGCAGATCTGGGTGAATGGCTGGCGGACAAACACCCCAGCCGCCGGCTGA
- a CDS encoding LysE family translocator: MGYAENLWLFFILLLGIIIVPGMDMLFVLANSLTGGSNRGLAATGGIMLGGVVHSLNGAIGIGLLMHFVPILFNPLLIAGGAYMAFIGYTLMRSSITVGSEGPAGSRSAWKAFRQGAVTCLINPKAYLFIFAVYPQFLKPDYGPMWIQAVIMGAMTIATQFAIYGGLAITAGRSRDLLIANPGATAFAGRAAGLLLVAVSVFTVWEGLKLA; this comes from the coding sequence ATGGGTTACGCAGAAAATCTCTGGCTCTTCTTCATCCTTCTTCTGGGCATCATCATCGTGCCGGGCATGGACATGCTGTTCGTGCTCGCCAATTCTTTGACCGGCGGCAGCAACCGCGGCCTTGCCGCGACGGGCGGCATCATGCTCGGTGGTGTAGTGCATTCGCTGAACGGTGCCATCGGCATCGGCCTGCTGATGCATTTCGTACCGATTCTCTTTAATCCGCTGCTGATTGCCGGTGGCGCCTACATGGCTTTCATCGGCTACACGCTGATGCGCAGTTCCATCACCGTGGGGAGTGAGGGGCCGGCCGGCAGCCGCTCCGCCTGGAAAGCGTTCCGCCAGGGAGCGGTGACTTGCCTCATCAATCCGAAGGCCTATCTCTTCATCTTCGCCGTGTATCCCCAGTTCCTGAAGCCGGATTACGGGCCGATGTGGATACAGGCCGTCATCATGGGAGCCATGACCATCGCGACGCAATTTGCCATTTACGGCGGACTTGCCATTACTGCCGGGCGCAGCCGCGACCTGTTGATTGCCAATCCCGGGGCAACCGCATTCGCAGGCCGCGCAGCTGGGCTGCTGCTTGTCGCAGTTTCGGTGTTTACGGTATGGGAGGGCCTGAAATTGGCGTGA